From Thermodesulfovibrionia bacterium, one genomic window encodes:
- a CDS encoding metallophosphoesterase family protein produces MRIAFFADIHSNREALEACLHHSILQGVERNVFLGDLIGYGADPEWVLDTIMHHHENGAIVVLGNHDEAVYKKPDRDMHDDARYAVEWTQPRLNNSQIKFLSELPLRIEELDRLYVHANAWAPGQWDYITDTFDAGRSLAATLCRLTFCGHVHEPCLYHQIRKKSVNAFVPQPGIGIPLSTQRSWLIIPGSVGQPRDGNPAACYSIYDSSRGMLTYFRVPYDTAAAAKKIREAGLPEWLGARLELGV; encoded by the coding sequence ATGCGAATAGCATTCTTTGCAGATATTCACTCCAATCGTGAAGCTTTAGAAGCATGCCTCCATCACTCGATCTTGCAAGGTGTTGAGAGAAATGTTTTTTTAGGGGACTTGATTGGCTATGGCGCTGATCCGGAATGGGTACTCGACACTATCATGCATCATCATGAAAACGGCGCTATAGTTGTACTGGGGAATCACGATGAAGCAGTATATAAAAAACCGGACAGGGATATGCATGACGATGCACGATACGCAGTTGAATGGACGCAACCCCGCCTTAATAACTCTCAAATAAAATTCCTGTCAGAACTTCCTCTGCGGATAGAGGAGCTTGACCGCTTGTATGTGCATGCAAATGCCTGGGCCCCGGGTCAATGGGACTATATAACTGATACGTTTGATGCAGGACGCAGTCTTGCTGCTACCCTCTGCCGTTTAACATTCTGCGGGCATGTGCATGAACCATGCCTTTATCACCAGATACGCAAGAAAAGTGTTAATGCCTTTGTTCCTCAGCCCGGCATAGGGATTCCTCTCAGCACACAGCGGAGCTGGCTTATCATCCCAGGGTCTGTCGGCCAGCCGCGCGACGGAAATCCTGCGGCATGTTATTCGATATACGATTCAAGCCGGGGCATGCTGACATATTTTCGTGTACCATACGACACTGCAGCCGCGGCAAAGAAGATACGCGAAGCAGGCCTGCCCGAGTGGTTGGGCGCACGTCTGGAATTAGGGGTTTAA
- a CDS encoding sigma-54 dependent transcriptional regulator, protein MSKSILIIEDEETLRDSLGRIFTKDGFAVDTADSAKKGLEFLETSLYDVIISDIILPGMDGIELLKQVRKVSPDQIFIMMTAYASLETAVTALRSGAYDYIMKPVMHEEIKQVVKNALIQKSLLSENILLKREIGKTYDFTNIIGETTALKGIMEEVKKVADTKSSILLLGETGTGKELFARAVHNNSSRRDKPFVPINCSAIPESLLENELFGHLKGAFTGAVMSKKGLFEEADGGTIFLDEIGDISTSFQVKLLRVVDDQLIRPLGGTKSAKVDVRLITATNTDLEKAVTDGAFREDLYYRINTITLKMPPLRERKEDIPLLVKDFVEKYSRQFGKKISEISPDALAAIKNYSWPGNVRELQNVIERAILLAADSTIRIENLPEMMRDMRSFQHASIETGLSIEDYTKRFIMRFQALYNEQQIADMLGITRKSLWEKRKRWGIIKD, encoded by the coding sequence ATGTCGAAAAGCATCCTGATAATAGAAGACGAAGAAACACTGAGAGATTCCCTCGGCCGGATATTCACGAAAGACGGTTTTGCCGTTGACACCGCTGATTCCGCAAAAAAGGGGCTTGAATTCCTCGAAACAAGTTTATATGACGTAATAATATCGGACATAATCCTCCCCGGGATGGATGGGATCGAACTGCTCAAGCAGGTGAGAAAGGTTTCCCCCGATCAGATCTTCATTATGATGACAGCCTACGCCTCCCTCGAAACCGCTGTTACTGCGCTCAGGTCAGGAGCCTACGACTATATTATGAAGCCTGTCATGCATGAGGAGATAAAGCAGGTGGTGAAGAACGCCCTCATTCAGAAGAGCCTCCTCAGCGAAAACATACTGCTGAAACGCGAGATCGGAAAGACATATGACTTCACCAACATAATAGGCGAGACTACGGCGCTCAAAGGCATCATGGAAGAGGTAAAAAAAGTTGCCGATACAAAAAGCAGCATCCTTCTCCTCGGTGAAACAGGCACGGGCAAAGAGCTCTTTGCCCGTGCCGTACACAACAATAGTTCGCGAAGAGATAAGCCTTTTGTCCCGATAAACTGTTCAGCGATACCCGAGAGCCTTCTTGAAAACGAACTCTTCGGGCATCTGAAAGGCGCCTTCACCGGGGCGGTCATGTCAAAAAAGGGGCTCTTTGAGGAGGCTGACGGGGGAACGATATTTCTTGATGAGATAGGCGACATCAGCACATCTTTTCAGGTAAAGCTCCTCAGAGTTGTTGATGACCAGCTGATTAGGCCGCTCGGAGGCACGAAGTCGGCAAAGGTCGATGTCAGGCTTATTACTGCTACCAATACAGACCTTGAAAAAGCCGTGACAGACGGCGCTTTTCGCGAGGACCTTTATTACAGGATAAATACAATCACCCTTAAGATGCCCCCGTTAAGAGAGAGAAAAGAGGACATCCCCCTGCTTGTTAAGGATTTTGTGGAAAAGTACTCCCGCCAGTTCGGGAAAAAGATCAGCGAGATATCGCCTGACGCGCTTGCCGCCATTAAAAATTACAGCTGGCCGGGCAATGTGAGAGAGCTGCAGAATGTCATTGAAAGGGCGATACTCCTTGCCGCAGACAGCACGATAAGGATCGAGAACCTCCCTGAGATGATGCGTGACATGAGATCTTTTCAGCACGCGTCAATAGAGACGGGCTTGAGCATTGAAGATTATACCAAACGGTTTATCATGAGGTTCCAGGCCCTGTACAATGAACAGCAGATCGCTGACATGCTCGGCATAACAAGAAAGTCGCTCTGGGAAAAAAGAAAGCGATGGGGGATTATTAAGGATTAA
- a CDS encoding MFS transporter, giving the protein MAIATEELSEKAPISKEERLVIVASSVGTVFEWYDFYLYATLAPFFATLFFPKGNETAALMSAFATYAAGFLVRPFGALVFGRIGDLIGRKYTFLITIVVMGLATFSVGLLPTYAAIGWTAPIILVLLRLLQGLALGGEYGGAATYVAEHSAHHRRGYNTSWIQTTATVGFFLALLVIGLSRVYMPKEVFADWGWRIPFWLSIILLGVSIWIRLKLHESPVFKKMKEEGKGSKAPLTDSFLRYPNNKYVLLALIGATAGQGVVWYTGQFYALFFMQITLKLDFLTTYTLIGASLLLGTPFFIFFGWLSDKIGRLKIILAGCLIAAVTYFPLFAALTHNVNPDLEAFHAKTNITVTADPADCQFHLFVGPWSKFTECDKTKDSLTKLGLNFTAIDAPAGTKVITQINDVKIEGFNDAAVKDALKAQGYPAEADKSKINYPMVLLILFIFVIYVTMVYGPIAAFLVELFPTRIRYTSMSLPYHIGNGWFGGMLPLTATAMVAATGNIYYGLWYPIIVALITVVIGALFLKETKDRDITTHEH; this is encoded by the coding sequence ATGGCTATAGCCACAGAAGAATTATCAGAGAAAGCGCCGATATCCAAAGAGGAAAGATTGGTTATCGTAGCTTCATCGGTTGGAACAGTGTTCGAGTGGTATGATTTTTACCTGTACGCAACGCTGGCACCGTTCTTCGCAACGCTCTTTTTTCCGAAGGGGAATGAGACAGCTGCACTGATGTCGGCATTCGCAACCTATGCGGCAGGCTTCCTTGTGCGGCCCTTCGGCGCGCTCGTATTCGGCCGTATCGGCGACCTTATCGGCCGCAAGTACACATTTTTGATAACGATTGTCGTTATGGGTCTTGCGACCTTTAGCGTCGGTCTTTTGCCGACCTATGCGGCGATTGGCTGGACAGCTCCGATCATCCTCGTGTTGCTGCGCCTGCTGCAGGGCCTTGCCCTCGGAGGAGAGTACGGCGGAGCGGCAACTTACGTTGCCGAGCATTCTGCGCACCATCGCCGGGGCTACAACACCAGCTGGATCCAGACAACAGCCACGGTCGGCTTCTTCCTGGCGCTGCTGGTCATCGGCCTTTCCCGCGTTTATATGCCCAAGGAAGTGTTCGCGGATTGGGGCTGGAGAATTCCGTTCTGGCTCTCGATCATTCTTCTCGGAGTATCAATCTGGATCAGGCTCAAGCTGCATGAGTCACCTGTATTCAAGAAAATGAAGGAAGAGGGCAAGGGCTCCAAGGCTCCGCTTACCGACAGCTTCCTGCGCTACCCGAACAACAAGTATGTTCTGCTTGCGCTCATTGGAGCAACCGCAGGCCAGGGCGTTGTCTGGTATACAGGCCAGTTCTACGCGCTCTTCTTTATGCAGATTACACTCAAGCTTGACTTCCTCACAACCTACACATTGATCGGAGCGTCTCTGCTGCTCGGCACTCCGTTCTTCATCTTCTTCGGCTGGCTCTCTGATAAGATCGGCCGCCTCAAGATCATACTCGCCGGCTGCCTGATCGCCGCCGTGACCTACTTCCCGTTGTTTGCAGCGCTCACCCACAACGTCAACCCGGATCTCGAGGCATTCCACGCTAAGACGAATATTACGGTCACTGCCGACCCTGCAGACTGCCAGTTCCACCTCTTCGTCGGGCCCTGGAGTAAGTTCACAGAGTGCGACAAGACAAAGGACTCCCTGACTAAGCTCGGGCTGAACTTCACGGCCATTGACGCACCGGCGGGCACGAAGGTCATCACGCAGATCAACGATGTCAAGATCGAAGGCTTCAACGATGCCGCGGTCAAGGATGCTCTGAAAGCTCAAGGTTATCCTGCTGAAGCTGACAAGAGCAAAATAAATTATCCGATGGTACTGCTGATCCTGTTTATCTTCGTAATCTACGTTACTATGGTGTACGGCCCTATCGCCGCCTTCCTGGTTGAGCTCTTCCCGACCCGGATACGCTATACATCCATGTCTTTGCCATATCATATTGGCAACGGCTGGTTCGGAGGCATGCTGCCGCTCACAGCAACTGCGATGGTAGCTGCAACAGGCAATATCTACTATGGCCTGTGGTACCCGATCATAGTTGCGCTCATAACAGTAGTCATTGGCGCGTTATTTTTAAAGGAAACAAAGGACAGGGATATTACAACCCACGAACATTGA
- a CDS encoding bifunctional serine/threonine-protein kinase/universal stress protein, which produces MAEEPIKTGTLLGGFTIQEKIHAGGMATIWKVTREDMALPMVMKVPWLKDGDDPSFVVSFEVEQMIMPKLTGKHVPRFIAAGDFTNRPFLVMEHIPGSSLDTRMDKAPFHADEVAGIGAKVAAALHDLHRQHVIHLDVTPDNILLCESGEAVLIDFGLSRHENLPDLMAEEFRLPIGTAPYISPEQVLNIRSDPRSDIFSLGVILYQLITGEQPFGDPKSGAGLRRRLYVDPVPPRALNKECPRWLQEIILKCLEVDPAARYGSAAQLAFALQHPEQVELTSRAERGRRDSHWTIFKRWFNYKKYGLSFTRSVTRHLDAVPIIMAAVDTSARAEALSVTLRQAVQRIFYAGRNARLTCVTVRKTPLVGIDLGVDEAGRNLHVKSLIELKHWARGLEIPADRISFHVLEFPDPAAALVNYAASNHVDHIIIGARGSSAMRRFLGSVSSRVVAEAPCSVTVVRHHKNEDAFQGDELENQEEKN; this is translated from the coding sequence TTGGCAGAGGAACCTATTAAGACAGGCACATTGCTGGGCGGATTCACCATCCAAGAGAAAATTCACGCGGGCGGTATGGCGACTATCTGGAAAGTGACGCGGGAAGATATGGCCTTGCCGATGGTAATGAAAGTCCCGTGGCTTAAGGATGGAGACGATCCATCATTTGTTGTAAGCTTCGAGGTCGAGCAGATGATCATGCCGAAACTCACCGGGAAGCATGTGCCGCGCTTTATAGCTGCGGGTGACTTTACAAACCGACCGTTCCTTGTAATGGAACATATTCCCGGAAGCTCGCTTGACACACGTATGGATAAGGCGCCGTTTCACGCGGATGAAGTCGCAGGGATTGGCGCTAAAGTGGCTGCAGCCCTGCATGACCTTCACCGCCAGCATGTCATTCATCTCGATGTTACGCCGGACAATATCCTATTATGTGAAAGCGGCGAGGCGGTTCTGATCGACTTCGGATTATCACGGCATGAGAACCTTCCAGACCTTATGGCAGAGGAGTTCCGCCTGCCGATAGGCACAGCCCCTTATATCTCGCCTGAGCAGGTGCTGAATATACGCAGCGATCCCCGCAGCGACATCTTCTCACTCGGCGTGATACTGTATCAATTAATTACAGGCGAGCAGCCGTTCGGCGATCCGAAAAGCGGGGCGGGACTCAGGAGGCGGTTATATGTGGATCCTGTCCCTCCTCGGGCTTTAAATAAAGAATGCCCGCGCTGGCTGCAGGAAATAATTTTAAAATGTCTTGAAGTAGATCCGGCAGCGCGGTATGGCAGCGCGGCCCAGCTTGCATTTGCCCTTCAGCATCCTGAACAGGTCGAGCTTACGTCACGGGCTGAACGCGGTAGGCGGGACAGCCATTGGACGATATTTAAGCGCTGGTTTAATTACAAAAAATACGGGCTCTCTTTTACCCGGTCTGTCACACGGCATCTTGATGCTGTGCCGATCATCATGGCCGCAGTGGATACTTCTGCCAGAGCAGAGGCGCTTTCAGTTACTCTTCGTCAGGCGGTACAGCGTATTTTTTATGCCGGGAGAAACGCCCGGCTCACTTGCGTTACCGTGCGCAAAACACCGCTTGTGGGCATAGACCTCGGCGTTGATGAAGCCGGAAGAAATCTCCACGTGAAGTCTCTGATAGAGCTAAAACACTGGGCGCGCGGACTGGAAATACCTGCTGACAGGATATCGTTTCACGTCCTTGAGTTCCCCGACCCGGCAGCGGCTCTCGTCAATTACGCAGCGTCGAACCATGTAGACCATATTATTATCGGCGCGCGCGGCAGCTCGGCCATGCGGCGTTTTCTCGGCAGCGTATCTTCACGGGTTGTTGCAGAAGCGCCCTGCAGCGTGACCGTTGTCCGCCATCATAAGAATGAAGATGCTTTTCAAGGCGATGAACTCGAAAATCAAGAGGAGAAAAATTGA